One region of Limnospira fusiformis SAG 85.79 genomic DNA includes:
- a CDS encoding polysaccharide pyruvyl transferase family protein codes for MKTIVNYHVIDPKNIGDLFSSPVNYFEFPGYEVIKRDIRTLDNSPAPEDPESLLNHHAIVGGGGLMFDRFLHNFQRLQAGKNGNSLILWGAGQQVYKIKNSGDNSSSYHGSDFDYKPYLKDFNLMGIRDYNQGYDWVPCVSCMDKVFDKDYSIQHDFVVFSHKKFQIKIDSFPRMTNEDKNFEEIISFLASGETILTSSFHGAYWGTLLGRKVLAFPFTSKFLTLKHPVAMYPGIHWKQPKREIQILGKTLYQRFDESKFLCGTDNWRSHLKNCQSYPESLPECRDRNNWFDQQVMNHLSTV; via the coding sequence ATGAAAACTATTGTTAATTATCATGTGATTGACCCTAAGAATATTGGGGATTTGTTCTCGTCCCCAGTCAATTACTTTGAGTTTCCGGGTTATGAGGTTATTAAGCGAGATATTCGGACTCTGGATAATTCCCCAGCACCAGAAGACCCGGAAAGTTTGTTAAATCATCATGCGATCGTTGGTGGTGGTGGGTTAATGTTTGACCGCTTTTTGCACAATTTCCAACGTTTACAAGCTGGTAAAAATGGTAATAGTTTGATTTTATGGGGAGCCGGACAGCAGGTTTATAAAATTAAAAATTCTGGTGATAATTCCTCATCTTATCATGGTAGTGATTTTGACTATAAGCCTTATTTAAAAGATTTTAATCTCATGGGAATTAGAGACTATAACCAAGGCTATGATTGGGTTCCCTGTGTGAGCTGCATGGATAAAGTTTTTGATAAGGACTACTCGATACAACATGATTTTGTAGTATTTTCGCACAAAAAGTTTCAAATTAAAATTGATTCATTTCCTCGGATGACTAATGAAGATAAGAACTTTGAGGAAATTATTAGTTTTTTGGCTTCAGGGGAAACTATTTTAACCAGTTCTTTCCACGGAGCCTATTGGGGAACACTGCTAGGACGTAAGGTTTTAGCGTTCCCATTTACCAGTAAATTTTTGACCCTAAAACACCCAGTTGCTATGTATCCAGGGATTCATTGGAAGCAACCAAAACGGGAGATTCAAATCTTGGGAAAAACTCTATATCAGCGATTTGATGAAAGTAAATTTTTGTGCGGTACGGATAATTGGCGATCGCATCTTAAAAACTGCCAATCTTATCCCGAAAGTTTGCCAGAATGTCGCGATCGCAATAATTGGTTTGATCAGCAAGTCATGAATCACCTAAGTACAGTATAA
- the ilvA gene encoding threonine ammonia-lyase, biosynthetic — protein sequence MHSDYLKRILTARVYDVAQETPLELAPRLSERLNNQVLLKREDMQSVFSFKLRGAYNKIAQLTPESLAQGVIAASAGNHAQGVALGASRLGSRAIIVMPTTTPDVKVQAVKARGGEVVLYGETFDDAYAYARQLEVEKNLTFIHPFDDPDVIAGQGTIAMEILRQYQQPIDAIFVAIGGGGLISGIAAYVKRLRPEIKIIGVEPVDADAMSQSLKAGHRVKLSEVGLFADGVAVRQVGEETFRLCQTYVDDIILVGTDDICAAIKDVFEDTRSILEPAGALAIAGMKAYVEREQMHNRTLIAVACGANMNFDRLQFVAERAELGERREAIFAVTIPEQPGSLRKFCNCLGKRNLTEFNYRIADEKEAHIFVGVQIKNREDAQKLTETFAEHDLIAMDLTDDELTKMHLRHMVGGRSPLAHDELLYRFEFPERPGALMKFVESMSHTWNISLFHYRNNGSDYGRIVVGMQVPPQEMQKWQDFLDTLGYRYWDENQNPAYKLFLG from the coding sequence ATGCACTCCGACTACCTAAAACGAATCCTCACCGCCCGGGTCTATGATGTCGCCCAGGAAACCCCCCTAGAATTAGCCCCCAGACTATCCGAAAGGTTAAATAATCAAGTCCTCCTCAAGCGAGAAGATATGCAGTCTGTGTTCTCATTTAAACTGCGGGGAGCCTATAATAAAATAGCCCAATTAACCCCGGAAAGCCTCGCCCAGGGAGTAATCGCCGCCTCAGCGGGAAATCACGCCCAGGGGGTAGCTTTGGGAGCCAGTCGCCTAGGAAGTAGGGCAATTATTGTGATGCCAACTACTACCCCAGATGTGAAAGTACAGGCGGTTAAAGCTAGAGGCGGGGAGGTAGTTTTATATGGAGAAACCTTTGATGATGCCTATGCTTACGCGCGCCAATTAGAAGTCGAAAAAAACCTAACTTTTATTCATCCCTTCGATGACCCAGACGTGATTGCTGGACAGGGAACTATTGCTATGGAAATATTAAGGCAATATCAACAGCCTATTGATGCTATTTTTGTGGCTATAGGAGGCGGCGGTTTGATTTCTGGTATTGCTGCTTATGTGAAACGACTGCGACCAGAAATTAAAATTATTGGGGTGGAACCTGTTGACGCTGATGCTATGTCTCAATCTTTGAAAGCTGGACATAGGGTGAAATTATCCGAGGTGGGATTATTTGCTGATGGGGTGGCGGTGCGACAGGTGGGAGAAGAAACTTTTCGCCTCTGTCAAACTTATGTAGATGATATTATTTTAGTGGGAACTGATGATATTTGTGCGGCGATTAAGGATGTGTTTGAGGATACTAGATCAATTTTAGAACCGGCTGGTGCATTAGCGATCGCTGGCATGAAAGCCTATGTCGAACGGGAACAGATGCACAATCGTACATTAATTGCTGTAGCCTGTGGCGCAAATATGAACTTTGACCGTCTGCAATTTGTGGCAGAAAGGGCCGAATTGGGAGAACGGCGCGAGGCGATTTTTGCCGTCACAATTCCTGAACAACCGGGAAGTTTACGCAAGTTTTGTAACTGCTTAGGAAAACGTAATCTCACTGAATTTAACTATCGCATTGCCGACGAAAAAGAAGCCCATATTTTTGTCGGTGTTCAAATTAAAAACCGGGAAGATGCCCAAAAGTTAACGGAAACCTTTGCAGAACATGATTTAATCGCCATGGATTTAACAGATGATGAATTAACTAAAATGCACTTGCGCCACATGGTAGGCGGTCGTTCTCCTCTGGCTCATGATGAGTTATTATATCGTTTCGAGTTTCCCGAACGTCCAGGCGCATTAATGAAGTTTGTCGAGTCTATGAGTCACACTTGGAATATTAGTTTATTCCACTATCGCAACAATGGTTCAGACTACGGCCGTATTGTGGTCGGAATGCAAGTTCCCCCCCAGGAAATGCAGAAATGGCAAGATTTTTTAGACACCCTCGGATATCGCTATTGGGATGAAAATCAAAATCCTGCCTATAAGCTATTTTTGGGTTAA